Proteins encoded by one window of Streptomyces sp. NBC_01477:
- a CDS encoding MFS transporter produces the protein MSAQADVDTGTGPSRPRETAGTFGSLRIRNYRLFATAAAISNTGTWMARIAQDWLVFSLTGSSFAVGVTTALQFLPMLLFGLYGGVIADRYPKRRILLCTQAALGLLGLALAVLALSGAVRVWQVYTVAFMVGAVIVVDNPTRQTFVVEMVGPAGVRNAVSLNSASFQVSRLVGPAVAGIVITTLSIGWAFLINGLSFLAPFAGLLLMRTSELHAVEPVPRGRGQLREGLRYVAGKPELIRPIVLVGFVGTFSLNFPIWLSAFANKVFHGGAGTYGLLNSLMAVGAVIGALLAARHGRTQLRLLLIGALLFGMIEVVAALAPVFWFFAVLMVPVGAFGLAFNTTANTIVQLASDSGMRGRVMSLYMLVFLGGVPIGGPLTGWVTDACGPRIGFLTGGLIAAGASLGVGGTAIRMGRLRLRWNLRPGRGRTLLSVELRDKGSGAGRSCTAAPGNSAGSARAT, from the coding sequence TTGAGCGCGCAGGCCGACGTGGACACCGGAACCGGACCCAGCCGTCCCAGGGAGACAGCGGGCACCTTCGGCTCGTTGCGGATTCGCAATTACCGCCTTTTCGCCACTGCCGCGGCGATCTCCAACACGGGCACCTGGATGGCGCGAATTGCCCAGGACTGGTTGGTGTTCAGCCTCACCGGCTCGTCCTTCGCGGTAGGCGTCACCACGGCCTTGCAGTTTTTGCCGATGCTGCTCTTCGGCCTGTACGGCGGGGTGATCGCCGACCGGTATCCCAAACGGCGGATTCTGCTCTGCACCCAGGCCGCGTTAGGACTTCTCGGGCTGGCCCTCGCCGTGCTCGCGCTCAGCGGCGCCGTGCGGGTGTGGCAGGTCTACACCGTCGCCTTCATGGTCGGTGCGGTGATCGTCGTGGACAATCCCACCCGGCAGACCTTCGTGGTGGAGATGGTGGGGCCCGCCGGAGTCCGCAACGCCGTCTCGCTGAACTCCGCCAGTTTCCAGGTCTCCCGGCTGGTCGGTCCGGCGGTCGCCGGGATCGTGATCACGACGTTGAGCATCGGTTGGGCGTTCCTGATCAACGGCCTGTCCTTTCTGGCCCCGTTCGCCGGCCTCCTCCTGATGAGGACGTCGGAACTGCATGCGGTCGAACCCGTGCCCCGCGGCCGCGGACAGCTGCGTGAGGGGCTGCGCTACGTGGCGGGGAAGCCGGAACTCATCCGGCCGATCGTGCTGGTCGGCTTTGTCGGCACTTTCAGCCTCAACTTCCCGATCTGGCTCTCCGCGTTCGCCAACAAGGTGTTCCACGGGGGCGCCGGCACCTACGGCCTGCTCAACAGCCTGATGGCGGTCGGTGCCGTGATCGGCGCGCTGCTGGCCGCCCGCCACGGCCGTACCCAGCTGCGGCTTCTGCTGATCGGCGCGCTGCTCTTCGGGATGATCGAAGTGGTGGCCGCGCTGGCCCCGGTGTTCTGGTTCTTCGCCGTCCTCATGGTGCCGGTCGGGGCTTTCGGGCTGGCGTTCAACACCACCGCCAACACGATCGTCCAGCTCGCCAGCGACTCCGGCATGCGCGGCCGGGTCATGAGCCTGTACATGCTCGTCTTCCTCGGCGGCGTTCCGATCGGCGGCCCCCTCACGGGCTGGGTCACCGACGCCTGCGGCCCCCGGATCGGGTTTCTGACCGGCGGGCTGATCGCCGCGGGCGCGTCCCTGGGAGTGGGCGGCACCGCGATACGGATGGGCCGCCTGCGGCTGCGGTGGAATCTGCGCCCGGGCCGCGGCCGGACGCTGCTGTCCGTTGAGCTCCGTGACAAGGGGAGCGGCGCCGGCCGGAGCTGTACGGCCGCGCCGGGAAACTCGGCAGGATCCGCCCGGGCGACGTGA
- the leuS gene encoding leucine--tRNA ligase: protein MSPTPAFGTARAEHGEQPPHRYSPELAADIEERWQSFWEADGTFAAANPFGDLDSDPELAARPKRFVMDMFPYPSGAGLHVGHPLGYIATDVYARHQRMTGHNVLHTLGFDAFGLPAEQYAVQTGTHPRLSTEANIVTMTAQLRRLGLGHDRRRSFSTIDPAYYRWTQWIFLQIYNSWYDEAAGRARPIGELVAQFADGSRVTPDGRAWSELGGAERAEVLGGYRLAYSAQSPVNWCPGLGTVLANEEVTAEGRSERGNFPVFKANLRQWMMRITAYADRLLSDLDVLDWPEAIKLQQRNWIGRSEGARVDFPVRGAGGEHAVTVFTTRQDTLFGATYLVLAPEHELVDVVVPAVWPRGTSAVWTGGHATPVEAVAAYRKQAAAKSDVERQADAREKTGVFTGVFAVNPVSGEDVPVFVADYVLMGYGTGAIMAVPAHDSRDFAFARAFGLPMRCVVEPTDGRGTDPAAWEGAFSSSESTIVNSAGEGISLDGLGVAEAKAAVTGWLAGRGVGRGTVNYRLRDWLFSRQRYWGEPFPIVYDEDGVPHALPDEMLPVELPEVDDYSPRTFDPDDADTSPETPLSRNADWVTVDLDLGEGVRTYRRETNTMPNWAGSCWYELRYLDPHNTREPVDPGIESYWMGPREGLPAGGVDLYVGGAEHAVLHLLYARFWHKVLHDLGHVSSVEPFHKLFNQGMIQAYVYRDARRIAVPAAEVEERDGTYWYAGEQVTRLLGKMGKSLKNAVTPDEICAEYGADTLRLYEMAMGPLDVSRPWDTRAVIGQYRLLQRIWRNIVDEATGQTTVTDTEPDETTLRALHKAIHGVTADMAELRFNTAIAKITELNNHLTKSTGPVPRTIAEQLVLLIAPLAPHIAEELWSRLGHTGSLAHEPFPAADPIWAQDEAVLCVVQIKGKVKARLEVPPTVTDADLEALALADPAVVAALAGASVRKVIVRAPKLVNIVVQPVAPVIPQ, encoded by the coding sequence ATGAGCCCAACGCCCGCCTTCGGGACGGCGCGCGCGGAGCACGGCGAACAGCCGCCCCACCGCTACTCGCCCGAGCTGGCCGCCGACATCGAGGAGCGCTGGCAGAGCTTCTGGGAGGCGGACGGTACTTTCGCCGCGGCCAATCCTTTTGGTGATCTGGATTCGGATCCGGAGTTGGCGGCGCGGCCGAAGAGGTTTGTGATGGACATGTTTCCGTATCCGTCGGGTGCGGGGTTGCATGTGGGTCATCCGCTGGGTTATATCGCGACGGATGTGTATGCGCGTCATCAGCGGATGACGGGGCACAATGTGCTGCATACGCTGGGTTTCGATGCGTTCGGTCTGCCGGCGGAGCAGTATGCGGTGCAGACGGGTACGCATCCGCGGTTGTCGACCGAGGCGAATATCGTCACGATGACGGCGCAGTTGCGGCGGTTGGGTCTGGGGCATGACCGGCGTCGTTCGTTCTCGACGATCGATCCTGCGTATTACCGGTGGACGCAGTGGATTTTTCTGCAGATCTACAATTCGTGGTACGACGAGGCTGCTGGTCGGGCGCGTCCGATCGGGGAGCTGGTGGCGCAGTTCGCGGATGGTTCGCGGGTGACGCCGGACGGGCGGGCGTGGTCGGAGCTGGGTGGTGCGGAGCGGGCTGAGGTGCTGGGCGGGTACCGGTTGGCGTATTCGGCGCAGTCGCCGGTGAACTGGTGTCCGGGGCTGGGGACGGTGCTGGCCAATGAGGAGGTCACTGCGGAGGGGCGTTCGGAGCGGGGTAATTTCCCGGTGTTCAAAGCGAATCTGCGGCAGTGGATGATGCGGATCACGGCGTATGCGGACCGGTTGCTGTCGGATCTGGATGTTCTGGACTGGCCCGAGGCGATCAAGTTGCAGCAGCGGAACTGGATCGGCCGCAGTGAGGGTGCCCGCGTTGATTTCCCTGTGCGGGGTGCGGGTGGTGAGCATGCGGTGACGGTGTTCACGACGCGTCAGGACACGTTGTTCGGGGCGACGTACTTGGTGCTGGCGCCGGAGCATGAGCTGGTGGATGTGGTGGTGCCGGCGGTGTGGCCGCGGGGTACCAGTGCGGTGTGGACGGGTGGGCATGCCACGCCGGTGGAGGCGGTGGCGGCGTACCGGAAGCAGGCGGCGGCGAAGTCGGATGTGGAGCGGCAGGCCGATGCGCGGGAGAAGACCGGTGTGTTCACCGGTGTGTTCGCGGTGAATCCGGTCAGTGGCGAGGATGTTCCGGTGTTCGTGGCGGACTATGTGCTGATGGGTTACGGCACGGGGGCGATCATGGCGGTGCCCGCGCACGACAGCCGGGATTTTGCTTTCGCGCGTGCTTTCGGGCTGCCGATGCGGTGTGTCGTGGAGCCGACCGACGGCCGCGGCACCGACCCGGCCGCCTGGGAGGGTGCGTTCTCCTCGTCGGAGTCGACGATCGTGAATTCGGCGGGTGAGGGGATTTCGCTGGACGGGCTGGGGGTGGCCGAGGCGAAGGCCGCGGTCACCGGGTGGCTGGCCGGGCGGGGGGTGGGGCGGGGCACGGTGAACTACCGGCTGCGGGACTGGCTGTTCAGCCGGCAGCGGTACTGGGGTGAGCCGTTCCCGATCGTCTACGACGAGGACGGTGTGCCGCACGCGCTGCCCGACGAGATGCTGCCGGTCGAGCTGCCCGAGGTCGACGACTACAGTCCGCGCACGTTCGATCCGGACGACGCCGACACCAGTCCGGAGACCCCGCTGTCGCGCAACGCGGACTGGGTCACCGTCGATCTGGACCTGGGCGAGGGGGTGCGCACCTACCGGCGTGAGACCAACACGATGCCGAACTGGGCCGGGTCGTGCTGGTACGAGCTGCGCTACCTCGACCCCCACAACACCCGCGAACCGGTCGACCCGGGGATCGAGTCGTACTGGATGGGCCCGCGCGAGGGCCTGCCGGCGGGCGGGGTGGACCTGTACGTCGGGGGCGCCGAGCACGCGGTGCTGCATCTGCTGTACGCCCGGTTCTGGCACAAGGTCCTGCACGACCTGGGCCACGTCTCCTCCGTCGAGCCGTTCCACAAGCTGTTCAACCAGGGCATGATCCAGGCCTACGTCTACCGCGACGCACGCCGTATCGCGGTGCCCGCCGCCGAGGTCGAGGAACGCGACGGCACGTACTGGTACGCCGGCGAGCAGGTCACCCGCCTGCTGGGCAAAATGGGCAAGTCCCTGAAGAACGCCGTCACCCCCGACGAGATCTGCGCCGAATACGGCGCCGACACCCTGCGCCTGTACGAGATGGCCATGGGCCCCCTGGACGTCTCCCGCCCCTGGGACACCCGCGCCGTCATCGGCCAGTACCGCCTCCTGCAACGCATCTGGCGCAACATCGTCGACGAGGCCACCGGCCAGACCACCGTCACCGACACCGAACCCGACGAGACCACCCTGCGCGCCCTGCACAAAGCCATCCACGGCGTCACCGCAGACATGGCCGAACTGCGCTTCAACACCGCCATCGCCAAGATCACCGAACTCAACAACCACCTGACCAAATCCACCGGCCCCGTGCCACGCACCATCGCCGAACAACTCGTCCTGCTCATCGCACCACTGGCACCACACATCGCCGAGGAGCTGTGGAGCAGGCTCGGCCACACCGGCTCCCTGGCACATGAGCCCTTCCCGGCCGCCGATCCCATCTGGGCCCAGGACGAGGCGGTCCTGTGCGTCGTGCAGATCAAGGGCAAGGTCAAAGCCCGGCTGGAGGTCCCGCCGACCGTCACCGACGCCGACCTGGAGGCCCTGGCACTGGCCGACCCCGCCGTGGTCGCGGCCCTGGCCGGCGCCAGTGTCCGCAAGGTGATCGTGCGGGCGCCGAAACTGGTCAACATCGTCGTCCAGCCTGTCGCGCCGGTGATTCCGCAATAG